One part of the bacterium genome encodes these proteins:
- a CDS encoding type II toxin-antitoxin system RelE/ParE family toxin: MKIYQSKIFESKAKRFSKQEKEILDEEVKRIIENPLVGEEKRGDLRGIYIHKFKIKALQYLLSYRMINDELELIMIGSHENYYRDLKKYLKRR; the protein is encoded by the coding sequence ATGAAAATCTACCAATCAAAAATTTTCGAAAGTAAAGCTAAAAGGTTTTCAAAACAAGAAAAAGAAATATTGGATGAAGAGGTTAAAAGAATAATAGAAAATCCTTTGGTTGGAGAAGAAAAGAGAGGAGACCTTCGTGGTATATACATTCACAAGTTCAAAATTAAAGCTCTCCAATACCTCCTTTCCTACAGAATGATTAACGATGAATTAGAATTGATTATGATTGGTTCACACGAAAATTACTATCGCGATTTGAAAAAATATTTGAAGAGAAGATAA